The Equus przewalskii isolate Varuska chromosome 4, EquPr2, whole genome shotgun sequence region AAGCTTTCACAagttaaaactgaaataatttaaacGACCAATACACTAAATGTGCAGAAAGTATAAACAAAGACTGTGCCTTCGGTAGAATAAATGCTTCACAAATTGTGCAGGATGTCATACTAAGGCTGTGGTCTCCCCTTGACagctgatttaaaatataaacatacatcAACTGCCTGCTTCTTAGAACCCACTAGAATGGGTAGCACACCTCAGAAGAAAAGCTCATCCCAGTGATGTGCACCTTAATTTTCAAACCatgtgaggaaaaaggaaaaagttttaaatgatcGTCCATGCACTTCCAGATGTATGCCCATGACCAGTTACCGATTCCATTTCCCTTGACTACATTCTCCAATTCTAAATAAGATGAAAGATACTAGATAACCCTTAAGGCAACATGTGTTTATTCTGCATTATTAGAACTGCTCGATTGTGACCAGTTGTACCATTAATGTTGCCTCCCAGACCAATATCTAgcattcataaaatataaatgaatcgGAAAAACTTTATACCAAATCAACAAAAATCACATAATACAGCTCAATGCTAGCAATTTCACTAGTAGGTAAGGAAAGTGGTATTTAGAAATAGTAAtgtattaataaaaaaagaaaagtaaactctAATTGGAACCAATATACTGCTTTGGAATGCTCCCAAACACTTACAAGGcgattttttaaaagtgtgataATCCAATAATTCATGGCACGTCTTTAGTGGATTACAGTACTTTAAGTTCCCAAATATTTCAGTCTTTGCAAAACAATAATtgtatgaaatgttttaaagtctTCAAACTTCTAAAATTAGTTTTTATCAACACATTTACCTCATGTCAACTTAATTTATTAAGATGTCCAATGCTAattgttttttgatgttttgtcGTAAGTAGTGATATACACAGCATTTAGCACTGATACTTAGCACCTGCTACTTTCATTATCTAGTTTTCAACCACATAAAGAAACTTAGGGCAGTGGTTCAGTCCTTTCTTAATTACAAACCTTCGCCGGCCATCAGCAGGATCACTCTGAGATTTAAAATAGGATTATAGGTGAACTATTGCAAAGACTGCAGAATGTTGCCCAAATCCTTATAACCTCTGATCCcattcttgattttcttctcaAGATATGGCTACAGGCCACAATCGCTTAGCAGAGAAGGTTAGTGTTTCACAAGGCTAAAGATTTACAGATGCTCCTTCATATAACACAGTAAGGTTCCCTTGGTAACCTGGATTTTCTGCAGTAAAGAAGGGTTGTGCTGAAACAGCGCCTCAGCTCCCTGTTGGAGAAAATGCAGACAAAAGGATTGATTCCTGCTTGGGCAAAACTCATCCAGACAGCAGCTGTTAGAAATCCCCCTGGTACTACAGGCCCTCTTGCAAAAACTCTCCAATAACAGGCCACCAGATAGGGGCCCCACAAGGTTAGGAAGAGGAAAGTCATGATATAGAACATTCTGctgattcttttctccattttgaaCTCATCTAAGACCAATAGCCTTCTTCTGCCCGTGGTGTTTGCATTTTGCCTGATGCCCAGCAAAGTGGGTGGTGTGGGACCCCTTCCAAATCCTGCTAGCCAATTGGCAGCTGCCTGGCCACTGGCTCCGGGGCCATGAAAAGTCCAGTTCTGGCTGACTGCTGCTACAAACTGGACTGGCTTCATTTTCCTTCGGTCGTGGACAAAAAATATCAGCTTGAGGTAGACAAGCTGTGTGGCTAGGAGGATGAGAGCAAGGAGCAGCATAAATCCTAGGGAATCATTAGCCCTGAAGGAGCGGTGTTGGAAGGTGCATTGATCTTCCTCCCTAATGAAGGAGTAAGTGCCCACATCTAAAACTGGGGGGAAGGCCATGGCCACAGACAGAGTCCACACCATGCAGATCACAGCCAGACACGTCCAAAAGGTCAGCCTCTTTGTATAGAAGCGGTGATGGGCGATAGCTAAGTATCTGGTGACACTGATGCAGAAGAGCATGAAAGCAGTGtggaaacaggacaaaacccccaGAAAGGCAATCACTTTGCAAGTCAGAGTCCCATAAGTCCAGGTAGAGCCATTTTTGACAGAGTTGAATACAAATGGGAAACAAATTGCAGATCTGAGGATATCTGAACAGCAAAGATCCAACAGGAAGTAGTAAGGTGCTCTATGCAAAGTCTTATCTTTCACTAGCAAAATGGAGATCAGAAGGTTGCCCACAACGCTGACTCCTATTATGAAACCCAAGGAAGTCAGTTTCAGAAAGGCTGTCAGAGGAGAAAGATTTTGCAAAATGTTGTCGGCTGCATGGCTATAGTTCGCCATAGATGGATGGAGGATAAAGATACAGCCTCAGTCAAGTCTCATGATCTAGATAtaagaacaaggaaaagataGATCCATACATTTTACTGGAAATGTAATCCACAAAGAGAACTGATCCGATCTGCAGTCatgcttcctcttttcttccagttGATTTGCCATCggaatatctgaaaaaaaaaaaagagctatcagTTCTTAAGTTAACAAGTAATGATGTCAGGCAGTGCTAACATAAAGTTGTTCGTTTTTGGGTaagcaaataaagttttaatttcgAATAACATTATTTGCTTTAGTATTTTTGCTTGAGATTTGAGagaattggctttttaaattttctgagctggacaaatttaaaaatgtccttattttggAGAACATACGTTTGGACCGAAGGAATAAAATGTTCCACAATCGTAAAATATGCCAATCCAGGAATTAATCACTAGTGTTGCAATGGGATCTACAAGATTGCTAataggagagagacagaagactATGTACATTTATTTGAGGTCTGTTAGTATCTGTCAGTGTTTTACAGCCAGCTTCTCTTCTGCTGATGTGGATCCAAAGAACCCTTGCAAAATATATGTCTTTTAACTCAAGTGCCAGTATTCATGCTGCATATTGTAAGAAGAGTATTTGTTGATTCATCTTAAAGCATAATTTCAACATTAGACCTTGAAATTAATAGGACTTCTCCCAGGATTTGATGTGATTTAATCTTTTgtctttccctccccaccccaccccccatttttggcaaatcttttcttttttaagtccatatgattattaaaaatgattaatgtaAATATTGGCCAAGGAAACACACCCAAAGGAATAATGCACTTGCATTTGTAAACCCTGGCTGCCTGAATTCCAATGAATTCAACATGAACCTTTATTTCTTGGGCAATTAAGTCTTCCCCATTTGCACGGACAATCTTTGTTGCAAATTGCAAGTGGCTTCATTTTAAAACGAAATGCACATCATCTCCTAGGTGCCTGGGAGCCACACCAGGGAAATCAGCTTCCTCTTATTCCCACGAAGCGTGCTTCCTTGGCCACTTCTCACTTGCCCGGAATATGCTGATGGAAGCCCAGGCAAAACTGCGTTCGATGATTTTAATTTCCTCACCGGTACATCCCCGGGTAAATACCGATCGCATCATGCAACATTACGAAACCTGAAATCCGCCACCCCTGGATTTATAatggggggtggaggagggggagtgggggagagagagagagagagagagagagagagagagacatgcatTACATACGCGAAGATGGGGAGAGAGATTGCTTCTGTGCTGCAAGGGAACTGTTCCCGGTGATTCGCAGTCTGATATTCCTCAGTTTTGCAACGCTTTCCAGAAATGAAGCTCTCAATAAGCCCTATTGAAGATGCATTGTCTGAATGTACTTCCATTATGcagtttattgtaaaaaaaacaaaaaaacaaaaaacctcaggGAGGGTTCTTTCCCGGTGAACCTGCAGTTTCATCGACACTgtgcgcccccctccccccaaacttAACGGAGAGTATATCCTCCTACCTGTTGGTGTTGGATATCCCGACAGACTATAGCTTCTTCTTTCTAtaaattgctgatttttttttttttttttttgccttagtGCCTTGACTGAGCATCCAGGCAGGGCTCGGCGGCGCCTGCGCGCTGGAGCCTCCTTGAGCTCCAGCCGCGTCCTCCCCTGTCGCAGCGGCACCGTCTCCCCCAGTAACGCAGGGGccgtggcggcggcggcggcggcggcggcggcggtggcgagGGCGGCGGCAGGGGCTGCTTCAGGCTTTGTGGAGCCAACAGGCGCCTCGACCCGTTTCCAGAGTTGGCTGGGTTAATTGAATGTCCTGTCTTGTTGAACTGGCAAAATTAGGCTTTTGTCCCCTTGTGGCTCCTTCTGAACTTTTCCCTCCCGGCATTTGAAGTGGGGGCTTGGAAAGGCTGGATCAGGACCTCAGGCCCACCCTCTTCCCTTAGGGCCGCGCCCGGAGAAGCCCGGGTGCCGAGGGCGCCCGCCCCTTCCTCAGCTTCCCGGAACCCTCGCCTTCCCcgaacattttcttcctttctcttttaggGTGGTCCGAAGCATTGGAAGCttcttttagatttcttctttaatgattTCCCCAGCTGACCTTTGATTTGCAGGCTAGctgggaaataataataataaggaaaaagaaaaaagaaagaaaagaaattaaatataaaagaaaagcttAGTCAAAAATTTTGCCaatggggaagaagggaaagcagGTTAGGGCAGCCTTGTCCTTTGTTAGTCATCTTCTATTCTCGAATGCACGGAAATATGTGTTAAGTAGGGAGAAGCTAAGTTCAGGGGACAACTGCAAAATGCTTTACATCCATTCTACCTTAACGAATAGACTATAGAATCAGGCtcacaaaaatgttaaatgactACTCTTTGCATGCCACCCCACCGAGCaagtgccttttttttccttcttttaagccGCTGACCAATAAATTGGTAATGTCAAagcagttgtgtgtgtgtttccttcctGCCCCCCTTTGTTATTACGGAAGAAAAACAGTAGGAATATAACGAATTTGTAAAACTTACACCCGTCCAAAAGGTCCGAAGATATCACAAGACACCACATAGCCTGACACCTGAGTGCTTAGGGATGCCTCTGGAATCATGCATTTCCTTGTTTTACCATTTCCGAAGAGTTTTGTTTGTGGGGGTGGGATGAGATTTTAAACAACTCTCCGCTCTCCACCTCCAAAAAACGAGCAGACGTGCTTTCATTAATTCCCAACGTAAAACgtctgcttctcttcctgcatgcttattgctttataataatctgttaatgaaacagaaaaaataaagatcttctCTACAGTAATAATTTGATCTCCAGACAGCAGTAAAATACCTCATTGCTGGGTGGTGAGATTGTGACATTAGGGGGAACTCAAGCCAATCAGCATACAGATAATATGGGTTAATTtacatattgtatttctattggacaTACGGAGGTAAAGCTTCTCTGTTTAAGCTTAAAAATGAATACTTCACTGTCATGATGTCACAGTCATTACACAAAGCCCTATGTTGGTAATACTGAAGTGATGTTACATTTCCCTGATTTGTTTTTGGATATCCTAAACCCGTTAAAAAGTAGAtaatgatttgtttaaaaaaggtACCTAACTTTGGCATACCCTTAACCTAGAAAAATCAATCCTACAGCGGTACTGGAAGTAACTCGAGGGCATTTCCATTCAAGTGAAACATTCCTCTTTTTTGCAAAACAAATAAATTCGGAAGAGCTCAAAACTATATGCTGGTTTGCAACTTGTAAGTGTAATGTCAGACTCGTTTTTTATGGAACTACAAATCaattcaatttgttcttttatacTTCCCAATTAGTGGCTCAATGTACTTTGCAAAGAGTTATTATTTCCTGAATGTTTACAGTTAAAAAATCTATAGAATAAGGGACTTAAGTTTGTTGAAGATTCATGATTGGCAAGATTTTAGGTTGTATGGAAAagctatttaaaagtaaattaaaagggTGACTGCACTGCCAGGCCATGAGGCAATAATTTACTCTGCCAAAAAGTTTAGTGCCAAGATCCAAGGGTTTAACTGTCCTTAAAGATAGTTAAACCCTTGGATCTTGGGAAGCTGGTATTGATTCCTTAAAAATAAGAGAGGGGACGTGTGTATGCAATATTCTTTCATATCCACATCTCAGGGTGCTGTAGAGctgttattttcctttgcatCTGAGCGCAGTTATATCCACTAGCTCTTCAGTTTTTCCAGCTGTTAGATGAGAATGTCATTTTCTTGCCTCACAAGGGGGCTCAagaaattaatgagatattttccaTTTAGTTCATTAACTCTACTGGAGAAAATGTTGAAGTCTGCTTCTTCCATCAACaggaatttttagaaatatatctgATAGCTGACAAAAGCTTCATATCATCTACAAGTTCTCAAATGTGAAGTTATGGCTTCAAATTTTTCAGGCAGTAACGTTATTGATCTTAgctaatttctttttgattccttaTATCGCCAAACCTAGAAAAACTGATTGTCAGGTTAATAAAGGGacaaagcaaacaacaacaaaatactatATACCCTGGATTTGAAGATTCTAAAGATCTGAAGGATTTAAAGTTTTCAAGCTCTTGTCATATTGCATTTACTGTATTGATCAGTGGCTTAGGAAGACTGAATTTGCTTAATTGGATTCTTGtaataaatgtatacaattttatttaaaacagcaattatcttcttttcaaaattaatcaGACATTTCAGATTTTTGCCAAGTGTTGCACAGCTCATGATGGGCAAATGCGGTGTTTTGTTCCACTCATTGTTTATGTGAAAATGTGTCAAGAAGTAAACAATTCTTGGTAAATGCAGAGAATGATAGGCTAGGTTAACATGTtctaaggaaaaatttttaaatcattcaaaGTGCTATCTCTGTTGCTTAAAGCTTGTcattaaaactttgaaaacatgtaTCTTTGATATTCTCAACTCTAGCCAAATCTAAAGCTGTATATGAAAAAGAGGCTTCTATACATTTTCTGGAAGCTATCAGGTTAAGAAAGGCTCTCATCAGGAACTTTTgcatagaaatattttctaataggttattttaaaaattcactaacCTAGAATAAGTGACCAAGAAAAAGGGAGATTGTGCGTTTATATTTTGATAATGGGTTTCACTTTCTAGTCTATGGAAAAAAGTGACCTTTTCCACAGTGACATCTAAGTAACTGGAAGTTTCTAGGGCTTTGTACTCTATCTGCTTGAGGAACACAATGGTGAAAGAATACACTAGACCTAAAAAACTACCACAGGACTTTTAAAATTGTGCCTCGGGAGTTCGGAATAACCATAATTGTGAACACCTCAAGCAGTGAAATTCCTTCAgaattttaatgagttttgaaaaGATTAAGAATCTGGCATGTTCCTTTCCAAAATGCTAAAAGGTTCATTTGtcagatttttctctctgctctcacaAAACAGGTTCCAAAGTGTTaatgtaattcatttttaattttaaagctaGCATCTCTAAGACCTTCCTTCTCAATTTAAGATCCAAGCTTTTAAAAACTTAGCAATTTCCCTTCTCTGACCTTTATGTtgagaattttcttctctctgaaaactTTAAGACTTGTtcctttatttaattcatttaacaaacatttgttgagatcCTATACTGTAGGAATCACTGTGCTAGATCTtgcaagaaatgaaaatcaagagaGAGGACCAGTGTCAGGCAGCTGCATCAATGTAGGGAAAGTGTGACCTGACAGAAGTGGGAGCAGGGTGGAATGAATAGAAACAAAGGGATAGATCAGATTGTAAGGGGAGGTAGAAGCTATTTTTGTTATCAAGTGATTAGTTAAGGGAAGCGAAAGAGATTGAGGAGTAAGAATTGACTCTAAGGTTTGGTGCTTGGTTAACTGGGAGGTTGGCGCCACCATTAACCAGGAGTAACAAAAGTCAAGAAAGAGGTAGCTGGTTTGCTAAGAAGAGAATGAGTTAAGTTTAGACATACTGAGTGTGAAATGCTGGTGGAACATTCCAATGGTGATGTCTTACATGCAGTTAGAAGTGAGGAGACCAAGGTCAGGAAGTACCTACAGGTGATGGTGGAGGTAGGGTAACTATTGGGTGCCATTGCCAGGGGACAGATTGTTGACAGAGAAGAAGGGTGAggttaaataaataagcaagcatGCCCATTCTCCTCCCTCTGGGCAAACTGAAAAACTAAGAGAATGCTTGCATTTAAGAAACAAGAAGGAACATGGAAGGACCAGAGGTAGAACAAACTGAAAGGAAGGTGGAGCACCGGTGTCATAGATCCTGAGGGAGGTGAGAATGTCAAGGAATGTCAGGGAATGTCAGTGTAACTTGGAGGTTTAAAAGGAAAAGGGGTGAGAAGATATCCTTGGATCTGGTGATAAGGAAACAATTAGCAAGCTTTGAGGGAGCAGTTCCAGAAGAGCGAGTCAGACTGCAGGCATTAACAAGTGAGGGACAGGAGTTTAAAGGCTTATAAGGTCAGGCTAAGA contains the following coding sequences:
- the GPR85 gene encoding probable G-protein coupled receptor 85 → MANYSHAADNILQNLSPLTAFLKLTSLGFIIGVSVVGNLLISILLVKDKTLHRAPYYFLLDLCCSDILRSAICFPFVFNSVKNGSTWTYGTLTCKVIAFLGVLSCFHTAFMLFCISVTRYLAIAHHRFYTKRLTFWTCLAVICMVWTLSVAMAFPPVLDVGTYSFIREEDQCTFQHRSFRANDSLGFMLLLALILLATQLVYLKLIFFVHDRRKMKPVQFVAAVSQNWTFHGPGASGQAAANWLAGFGRGPTPPTLLGIRQNANTTGRRRLLVLDEFKMEKRISRMFYIMTFLFLTLWGPYLVACYWRVFARGPVVPGGFLTAAVWMSFAQAGINPFVCIFSNRELRRCFSTTLLYCRKSRLPREPYCVI